Proteins encoded by one window of uncultured Draconibacterium sp.:
- the rimK gene encoding 30S ribosomal protein S6--L-glutamate ligase has translation MNIVVLSRNPKLYSTKRLVQAGEERDHKMMIVDHSKCDLVIEKKNPQIIYQGKKLEDIDAVIPRIGASITFYGTAVVRQFEMMKVFTAIESIALGRSRDKLRSLQILSRAGLGLPKTVFTNYSKNTDHIIDSIGGAPMVIKLLEGTQGIGVVLAENKNAASSVIEAFHGLKARVIAQEFIEEAKGADIRAFVVDGVVVGAMRRSGKPGDFRSNLHRGGTAEVIELSDEEENAALKAARVMGLGVAGVDMLQSKNGPLIMEVNSSPGLEGIESATGIDIAKSIIRYVERNV, from the coding sequence ATGAATATTGTAGTATTATCACGAAATCCAAAGTTATATTCAACCAAGAGACTGGTTCAGGCAGGAGAAGAAAGAGATCATAAAATGATGATTGTAGATCACTCCAAATGTGATTTGGTTATTGAAAAGAAAAATCCACAGATTATCTATCAAGGGAAAAAGCTTGAAGATATTGATGCCGTAATTCCTAGAATTGGAGCATCGATAACCTTTTACGGAACTGCAGTTGTCCGTCAATTCGAGATGATGAAGGTGTTTACCGCCATCGAGTCAATTGCCCTCGGGCGTTCGCGCGATAAACTACGCAGTTTACAAATTCTTTCCCGGGCAGGATTAGGATTGCCCAAAACGGTTTTTACCAATTACAGCAAAAATACCGATCACATTATCGATAGTATCGGAGGAGCTCCAATGGTCATTAAACTTTTAGAAGGCACACAAGGGATTGGCGTTGTTTTGGCCGAGAATAAGAATGCCGCTTCGTCGGTAATTGAAGCATTTCATGGATTAAAAGCCCGTGTAATTGCTCAGGAATTTATTGAGGAAGCCAAAGGTGCCGATATCAGAGCCTTTGTTGTTGATGGCGTGGTTGTAGGAGCCATGCGTAGAAGCGGTAAACCAGGCGATTTCAGGTCGAACCTACACCGTGGAGGAACTGCAGAAGTTATTGAATTGAGCGATGAAGAAGAAAATGCAGCATTAAAAGCAGCCAGGGTAATGGGGCTTGGTGTTGCAGGAGTAGATATGTTGCAATCGAAAAACGGGCCGCTAATTATGGAGGTAAACTCGTCGCCTGGTTTAGAAGGCATTGAAAGCGCTACAGGTATTGACATTGCCAAAAGCATAATTCGTTATGTTGAACGAAATGTTTAA